The Neodiprion lecontei isolate iyNeoLeco1 chromosome 6, iyNeoLeco1.1, whole genome shotgun sequence sequence ATAAATTAAAAGCGAATTAAAATAACAAACGGCGAAGGGACAGGAAGTTGGGTAGAGAGAACGTGAAactattagaaaaaaaaaacagaaaatattttccccCTTTGTTCCACAAGTCTAATGAGAAACATGAAATATATGGGATGGAGGACGGATGAAAATCGGTACACACATTATAGTACCTGGATATTTGATACAGCCTAACAATTCTCTAACACAGCTCATACTTTGTGGTACAGGTAATCGATATTGAGACAAATCTTGGATTGAAAACTCTAATGGATTATTTGATTGTATTAGATATTCAAACTGTGTTCTGGTATAAGCAATCAACAGAAATGTGTTATCATTACCGTAAAATAAACTGCACGCCTGTACTTTGACTTTATTAAGTACCGACACAAGCAAACACATCGTCTTTCAGGTGCACCTTTATCAACATTATCAAATAACGTTGATAGATAAGCTATATGTGAGGCTCAGGTTTTCAAGACAAGAACATACAAAGAGaacggagagagaaagagagtagAGACGGTTCTCAACTCACTCAAATTGTTTCCAATAAGCTGGAAATTTTGCTATCCAATTAGTCGGTCAATTTCTTCCCATTTATCATTACATTCTCGAAACTGGATCTAGATTAAGAAGCCTCAAGGCATTGCGTGTTACTATCTGTATTGCCTTCAGTAGATATAATCTCGCCATCATGGTTGGTAATAAATGATCTCGTCCTTCCTGCAAcatcgaaaaaatatcgtttacCTGAGTCACTCTGAAGTATTGTCTTTAGCCATTGAAAGTTTTATCGCTGCTGCAGCAAAAATTCAGGGATTCTTCactcttttcaattttaaccaTCCCTTTTTCTATTCTTATAACTCTCGACTTTGTTTTAGAAAAGAAATGCCAATCAAATTAAAAGGAGCAAGTGTCCAATGCAGTATGCACAGGTGTAGCAAATACATAAAATTGCGCTTACAGTCAATATGCGAACTCGGCGATAATAGGCGCTGAATTTGCTGACCAATCGTGACAAAAACGAACATATGTAGTGTGGACAAATCTCCAGATCTCCAGTGAGCCTTGCACACGTTTTTACCATCTCCGGATAGCCAAGTAAAAAGATGTACATCAGTTCCCACTCCTCCTGGATTACGTTTGAAAGAAAGTATTATAGATAAGAATTAGTATCTGAAAGAAAACTTTGAGATTTGtcttaattattcaattattcggAGAGATTTTTACCGCTTCTGTGAGTAACGAAAAATCAACCTCTTCGATGCTTGGCAAACTAGGATAGTCTCCTTTTAAGTGTTGTTCGTcgaatttctgaaatatcgCCGATATCCTAGctgtattgtaaaaaataaaggaCGAGCCTGAaagtattgaatattttacttCATACGTAAAAGTGGTGTTAGGTTGAATGTAGACAGTAAAAATATAAGGGAAATCGGATGATATGTAAATAAGAGGAGAGTTCCAgcccaaaatttttggataaAGCAACGTTTTGGAAAACGACTCGTTGTGAGCATGGGAAAAACTGAAACACGAATCtcagaatttttcttaatGGTAACAACTGTAATACTTATTTTCATCCATATTTACCTTTCACATTTATAGTACTCTCGTCCAAGCCAAGATCGGAAGAAATTGTGATAGTACGACTAGGTTTCACAGCCAAAAACTGTAACACAATCACTGCCTCCGCGATTTGCAAAAGTACAGAATTCTGCTCATGTTTCGGTTCAGCCAAATCAGGCAGTTTGTGCTCTGTTGTATCGGCTAGCTCCACCAACCTCCGATTCAAATATTCGGCTTCTGTAAGCGCAGTTTCCTTTGTTCCAGTAACAGAATTCTTCGCAACCCCGCATAACAGTATTTTGGGATATTTTGTCAAATCTCTTTTTGACTTGGTGGTCGCATAATACTTGTCACTGTTGCTACTTTCAGATACCTGGTATCCGTTGGCCTTGACTATATTTTCAGCCACACCTTTAATCAGACGCAAACGTAGGTTTGTCAAATCTGAGTCTAGATCTTTGatgatatgaaaaaagaaagatccACTCTTTGACTCCAATTGTCCATAGCTATGGTCTCTGACCACAATACGAGCTAGTACGTCTGTAAAAGTTTGGGTTCTGTTTAAAAATACAGATACTCTTTCATTTCCAAGCTGACACTTCTCAATTTTCAGAGACCAATTTCTGCTAGCTTTTATTATATTCTGAAAGGCCTAGAATGATCATCAAAGATATCGTTACTTCCGATGCGGTGTGATACGAGAGATAGGTTAGAAAACATTGGAGGTTATGTTTCTTTCACCTTTTCGGCAGCATTGCAATCCTCaaattttatctcatttttgATTAAGTAGTGCTCGAGTATATTCCTGCAACTCGTCGTCGATTTCAAACTATTTCGAAACACTTTTTTCCAAGTAACGAGGTTCGTCAAGAAACACACGTCTCCGTACTCTGACAGATTTTCGTTGTTTATTTTAAGGATCGAAGGATCTTCATTGAATTTAGTTTCCACACCCAACAACAAACGGCAAATACTGTTCACCAACTCCTTTATCCTGAAATCTGAAGACCCTTCCATATCGTTCAAACACTCTGGACTTCTTCAACAAGTGATAACAGACAACCCCCCCACCGCCCCGTTGATAAGATTCAGCCGTTTTACATGCGTGCGTGATTCATTCAGGACCGCGTAGTCACGCACGCAACACACACTGAGTCGTATCTGATAGAAGACGCATCCTCATTGACGCATACAAGAAACAGTGTCGGGAACGCCCTCTATCTTTTACATCATTAATCACATTACGCAGCGCCAAATGGTTCAGAAATATTTCGTCTGAAAtgcgtttaaaatattttaactgccgttttttttaaatacattataatatattacaaatgaaatatttactTCGAAATATTGCACAAATTCTCAACATTCAAGAAATCTTTGAACTGACGCGTTCTTGCGACACCCAAATCCATGTGTTTCAATTGAGATGTTTCAAACAATAACGGACAATAGCTCATACAATCGGTTATAGAGAAAATGTCTTTATTGAAAGCAAGTCGACTTAAcaaatacatacatgcatacatacatacatacatacatacacacaccctACATCCATACAATATCATCATTGTacgtacaataataatattaataataataataataataataatgcacAGCATCATCTTTGGGACGTTGATattatttaatcgaacataATGGAAATAAACATGGGAGAAGGTACAGTACTCCTTGTGCCGAACATGCCACGATTACCTTGCGTGAATAAAATACTTTGATTTGTACATGACAATTTATAGATAATTTATCCATTCGACATGCATAATATACATCATTAATTATACTTTAAGAAAACTTAATAAGGTACACGGAGCGTTAGCATATCTGATTTAGCTGATCCTGTCGactcaaaagaaaaaacatttttttcgatattattaaagataaaaaaaaaaaagaatgtgtcgattattttactttgttaTATTACAACTACAATTTGTAATAGCATCCTAATGAAGCGGCCAAAATAAGAACACCGATTCTTATCGTTCAGACTTCAACAATAATTTCCTGAATTCAATATCTTCTTGAATGTGAAACAGTACCTGTTCATAATTCGTATCTTATACAGTgatttcgtattttattttcacctcaCTTGATCCGGTATTTGTAATGGCAGGTTATAACTGAAGTAACTTCTAAAAAGAATTTCGCTCAACTGATACAGGACTTcagtatatttttctcttttcacagTTCTCTAATTCCAATTACTGTGATCACTACTGCattggaaatatttcttttgatttttagcaatataaaaaatcgaagaGCTTTATACATTTAACTACTAAGGCCTTGTTTCGCATACGTTAATATTCTTCTAAATGGTTACGGACTAGCTTTTATACTTACAATAAATACGTATTTTACATCGAGCGATGATACTTGACATACGCAATCGCTGCTAACTCTTTGCAAAATTCTTCAGTAATCACAACGCTATCAAGCAGAATATTCTCCTTCATACTGAAAACGCAAAAACGAATCCGTCAAAAGTGGTTGTCTATAATTAACAACTCGTTTATTACCTTTTACACATCGATACTTACTGACTTTGAACGGAATCATCCAATAATTTCTGCCTCGTATCTTTCAATAACCGCTTATAGTCTGGTACCTTAGGTACCTCTGAAGCCAGATGCTTTACAACTTGTTGCAAGCAGCCAAACAAGCTTGGTGTGCCAGGAGTCAAGGGCAACAATGGATTCAACAGATATTCGTGAACGTAGGGATGCGGTAAGAGTGCCAGCCTGGACACCAGTACGGTCAGTTGCAAGTTGATTTCGTACTTCTGACTGGGAATTTTGGTAACTTTCTCAAATAACATTGTCAAGAATGGCCCCGGATAAAATCGAGGTGTACAATGGTCAGCCTCTGGCCTTGAATCCGAACTGGCGGTATCATCGATTGTTACAGCTTCTAGAGGCCAAGAAAGTAATGCGCACTCAGCGAGGATAGACGAGTATTGCTTCTCCCAATCGGTCATGTATTGCTCGTAGTTATTTGCATCTAAATCCGACTGAAGGCTCCTCGGTAATAAGGTTAGAAAACTGAAACAGGAGAGATACCTTTAGTGCTAGTCAAAAGTGGCTTAGTTTGACTAATCTAGAGTAATCATACCAATTTATAATCCTGTGTATGTTCGAAGGCGCCAGCGTTCTACTATAATTTTGTTTACTCGACAAGTCCAAAGTGCCTCTActcttctctctttcatcTTCTTCATCGCTCCACGACGCGATTGCGCTGTCTGCGGCGCTATTATCATAGTATCCTCTGGATGTCAGATAGGTCAGAATCAGGCAGTGCAAAATATGCTCGTGACGTCTTTCGATCATTTCTTCAAACAGCCGTAGTGTTTCAAGCGTCAAGTCGTCGCTGTCGGTGTAGCAATTCTTTATTAACTGATGAACAACAGGGGATGGTAAGATTCCAGGTAACTCTGGGTCTCGATGAAAGCCCACGAGCCAATAAttgatttctaaaaatttaagagaGAAACATTCTAATTCTAAACAACCAATTTCGTTTCCGCCATAGCTTCCTTACCAGCGTTTAAATAAGGCGAGGTAATCTCTTTCAAGCATTTCGTGATGAGTGCGGTAATCAGCACGACGTGATGGTCGGAAAGTGCAGgtgttaatattttttgaaaaaacatcaCACGGATATTTTCAGCCAGAATTTCTCCCACAATCGCGTGCGCCTCTCTAGTCAACTGATCGCAATAATCGAGCCACATGAAAAAGGCGGCAACCGGTCTGCATCctggaaatttattttcactggtCCACAACGGGGAATCCAATCCCCAAGTCACATTCACCTCATCAATTTCAGTCGGATCGACATGGGCTGGTATTAAATTAAACAACTTTTCCAATCTATTTGACAAAGCAAAAGGCAGTTGACTGTTTGCAACACTGCGAGCAAATCGTGAATCTTGCAATGACGCCAAAACCATTACTCCTTCACAAGCCTTAACTCTGACCATGTTATCCTGAAAATTAGATAATTCAGCATTTAAATAATAGGCCCGTCAGTAATTAAACGTCCCAAAGGACTTTTTGCAAGTATAGTCTCTTTATTGCATCTAAGTTTGCCTATGTTCAAGAAaattggtaataataatatttgcaaATGTAAGCAGATTTTCCCATAAACAGTTAGATACTTACTGCACTATTCAAATAGCTTATCAATGCATCCAGTAGCAAGCATTTTGAACTTTCAATTTGCAATGAAGTATCCGCAGGACTTTGCAGGGATTTATTCCGGGTTGAGATGTCACTAGCAGAATCAAACTCAGATCTGGTAGTTTTTgatatattttcgaaaaacttgaaGTTTGCCTCAGCCTTATCCAATTCAGAAGAAGCAGCTGTGAAAGGTGAATCGCTCTTGAATTGTATTTGCAATTCCCTAAGATCCTGTAGTTTAGAATCGATCTCTTCCAAGGAGTTTGCAGACCCATTTgaactatttttcaaatatttgcagGTCATTTCATTAGCTGACAAAAATGAACCGCAATCAGTTTTCTTGAAATACGCACTAGACTGCGGCGATGCAGAATCTACCTCATCCGATGATAACGAAGCATTGGaataatttgagatttttctcTTGTGTTCCATAACGATCGTATCTGAATTGGTCGATTGCTGTCTATCCACTATACTGAAGAGATCCCTCTCTGAGTTTTCACTTCTTAATGAACATTGACTAGATTTGCTTGAGAGTTTCCTTCTGCTCTCACACTTGTGTAAATCTGGATTAATTAGAGTCACAGCTTGCGTGTCTAAAGGTTCAAACAGTGGATTAGAATTGTTCCTTGTTCTCGTAGGAGCATAAGTGATTTGTTGTGTTTCCAGTTTGTTTGAACCAGAACTGGCCAATGCATTTGGCTTCTGCGGAGGAAGCCTAACATTGTTCATAATGTAGGTAAGGTTCGGATGCTTGCAGATCAAGAAACAGAGAGCGACCAAGAACTGAATCTCTTCATTCTCTGTTGGCGAGGCCAGACTCCCATTGCATAACGCGATCAGTCTCTGAACAGGTGTGTAAACCGAAACGTGAGGCAGTAGTGGATGCTGCAGCCGTGTTAACAATCTCCTCAGAAAAAACAAGCAGACAAATCTCATTCCAGGAGGTGCTTCGGCACTCGCCAATGTCGCTAGCAAGTCCAGTAGACGATGCTGTAACAGGTACTCTAGACAAGGTCCAGGATTTTCTGAATCCAATGCATTCTCCTCGCTGAACAAAATGTCGAGCAGACGATCCAAATGGTGAGGAATGTTTGTAGCTTCGATGGGCAATTTGCAATTAGTCAGGTGGTTCACATAGAAGTTCATCAGCTGTTTCCAATGATAAGTAAAGTCATCCAAGGCCGTCGCAGGTGGGGCAAcctggaatgaaaattattttcaacacttgCACCAACAGCTCAACAGGCTTTCGAAGCTGGAGCCGTTTTTATTGTCGCAAGCTCTTACTAACTCGAAACATTTCGgctaaaatattttaaagtCAAAAAAGGTAACATCAAGActgtaatatttcaatttgacGAGGGATTTACGCTGATATACTTATACGAtgatagggaaaaaaaaacgtgaaactAAACAAGATCGTTGGATAATATAACCTGAAAAATGTCTAAATTGTCACAGGATGTAAGTACAGAAATGAAACATAGTTGATTGATAAAAACTAATAGTTATCGCTGTACAAGTTTGGTAACAAGCTCACCACATCCACGGCATTTTTTAAGGCAGCTTGAAAACTGctgatcatttttcaaacggatgattgaaaatatttgctaCCGTTACTCGGTAATTAGTACTTTCAACTCGTCACGGATCTGCCAAAGGCATTTATTCTATCGTTACAAATCTTTTACATCATAAAAATTGTCACGTATGCATGCACATGCACACGCAATATGCGAAGGAGgtaaatttacaataatttcgtgCAGACGACGCGAAACTTCTGACTTTGACAAGTCGTCGAGTTAACCGATCGCTAAAGATGGCGCCAATACAGCTCGAATTTAACAGAATGCTGCAAAATACCAGCTGAATACAAATTCTATTCTCTTCGATGAATGCAAATTTGACGTACAATTTCGAATGGCATCGATGTAACATGCTTTACTCAATTTGGTAAAAGATTTCCGAAAAGTATAGACGATTTGCAGCGAGAATTTATAAATAGTATATAATTATGTTTCGTAATTATTCTTACaaccataataataataatgataatacataataataacaatagcaataacaaaatcaatttttgcgGTGAGATTTGGTTGCACAAAATTTGTACGTAATTTACTCGTCATGTTGGTATAATTTTGTAACTATGTGTATATTTTGACTGTTTTCAATATATGTAGCCCAGGGTACGTGCTACTACACTATCGTATACCTAGGCTTATACCTGCAGATGCAATAGAATTGTAATCTCTTGACGGTCGCGGCGGTTTGTATGGAAATATAAAAGTATCATTTCACTACAAACAACGCGACTAAGTTATTGTACATCATCAGATAATATGGAACATAACAATGCATCTGTagggttaaaaatttatatgtatgcttaaatttttttactcaccgGCATTAACTTTCGAAGTCGACGAATCATAATATAATGATGCCTGGTAGGCTTGTCGTTACGGAATGATACAACTGTACGAAACAGGGTGATTGGAAGAGAAAACTTACGCAGTATAgaaagtgaataaataattttggaGGTCGCATCGACTCTATGCCAACGGCGAGTATATTCAGGTTTCTCCTTATCTGTCGTTTATACTGCTGCTTTATCGGGAGATCGTAGAGATAACGGAGGGAACAAGGCGTGAAATGGCGGGTAAAACACTTTACACCAAATTTCGTCGCACAAACTGTTGAATATATTGTGATTCAACATACGGTATGTTTGCATAGTGGAAATGCTCCAATATTAACATCATAATGCATACCATCCGCACATTTGTTcaaataatacatatatgtgttgAAAATTGTGTCATGTTATTCTCCGCGCTTGCTTACGTACGCGGTAATAAACGTTAGCTGTTTCATCAACGATCCAAATGAAAGATGTGTTTTTTCAGGAGCACTCGCtcaaaggaagaaaaataaaaattgaacacaCAGACgagagaacgaaaaaaaagaataataaactgtacaatatttaaatctCACATTctttactaaaaaaaaatatttcacaattaTCATCTTGAATATTGATACATCATGCGAATATCATTCGTACTTTCCACAATTACTCGTTCGCACATTCATCAGTTTTCTCaacatattatattcatatacaatatttatgtatacaagataaaataataataataagttattccatcaaattttgaacaagGTACTAATTCCTAGTTCGTTATTTTACTTGCTATAATTTTGTTGTTAAGGCGActctatgtatgtataatgttagTTCGACGTTAAGTACATCATATCAAATTGCTCAACAATTTAATATAAAACCGACACACATCATTATACCGGAATACAGtagtacttttttttatttttttgctaccAATTTTCCCtataagaaatttttcattaagtAAACAATTAATATTTCGCATTAAGTAGCACAAGCCTATCAGGTGTACCGAACTCCTAGATTTTTGTAACGTAAGTACCTTACTTGGATAAATAGATGATTTATACATCGTGCTCGTTCGTACGAAAGAAAGTAAAACTAAAGTTCAGAAATATACAATGCATACAGTATCGTAACTTTCGTTATTAgcaattcgattttttccgTTGTTTCGCTAGAAATATAATTAACCAATCTGTAAATGATTTCAAGAATATTAGCCTAACAAAGGGTTTTCAAATTATGTAGTCGCCTGCAGTGGTTCCTCGTAACGGTCAACGTCCGACATCTTCGTCGCACCTTGTTTATTACGAACGTTGTACGAAAAATCGAAGTAAACCACTATTATTATCCtacgaataaatgaatgatgATTACAACCCACGCCAAGGTCATATGTTTAGGAACCGAATTAATCAGCTATTGTACATActaggtatattatacatgtaataatcAGATTGAATGGCGCGCGCACGCACCAGACTGACATCGCTCTAATTTCAAGCTAAACGCTTGTCTGCTATATGTACACGAATGTGCTGATCATCACGTTGAATTgaattaagtaaaaaaattctcattagTCGTTGATCAGGTGCGTCTTCACCGGTCTCGAGAAGCTACGGCGGCGACCAGCGCCGCTCCACGACCACTACCGTCTTCCGACAACATCAGGTCAAACTGCAAGAGAAAATCGTttccaataaataaaaattatcccaCAATCGAGCGGATAAATCATTTgcgaatattttattcttcgcGTCTACTTCTGCTACTAGTCCCGATATACTTGCCTTATGACTCTGAAGATGACCAATTTTCTCTGTCATTAAATCATGGAAATGAGGATGGAACCTATAGACAGATCCGTCAATACCGACAGTAACGTTGTCCTCTCCCATTTTGTTGAGGAGAGTAG is a genomic window containing:
- the LOC107225281 gene encoding DALR anticodon-binding domain-containing protein 3 isoform X3, with amino-acid sequence MEGSSDFRIKELVNSICRLLLGVETKFNEDPSILKINNENLSEYGDVCFLTNLVTWKKVFRNSLKSTTSCRNILEHYLIKNEIKFEDCNAAEKAFQNIIKASRNWSLKIEKCQLGNERVSVFLNRTQTFTDVLARIVVRDHSYGQLESKSGSFFFHIIKDLDSDLTNLRLRLIKGVAENIVKANGYQVSESSNSDKYYATTKSKRDLTKYPKILLCGVAKNSVTGTKETALTEAEYLNRRLVELADTTEHKLPDLAEPKHEQNSVLLQIAEAVIVLQFLAVKPSRTITISSDLGLDESTINVKARISAIFQKFDEQHLKGDYPSLPSIEEVDFSLLTEAEEWELMYIFLLGYPEMVKTCARLTGDLEICPHYICSFLSRLVSKFSAYYRRVRILTEGRDHLLPTMMARLYLLKAIQIVTRNALRLLNLDPVSRM
- the LOC107225281 gene encoding DALR anticodon-binding domain-containing protein 3 isoform X2, producing the protein MEGSSDFRIKELVNSICRLLLGVETKFNEDPSILKINNENLSEYGDVCFLTNLVTWKKVFRNSLKSTTSCRNILEHYLIKNEIKFEDCNAAEKAFQNIIKASRNWSLKIEKCQLGNERVSVFLNRTQTFTDVLARIVVRDHSYGQLESKSGSFFFHIIKDLDSDLTNLRLRLIKGVAENIVKANGYQVSESSNSDKYYATTKSKRDLTKYPKILLCGVAKNSVTGTKETALTEAEYLNRRLVELADTTEHKLPDLAEPKHEQNSVLLQIAEAVIVLQFLAVKPSRTITISSDLGLDESTINVKGSSFIFYNTARISAIFQKFDEQHLKGDYPSLPSIEEVDFSLLTEAEWELMYIFLLGYPEMVKTCARLTGDLEICPHYICSFLSRLVSKFSAYYRRVRILTEGRDHLLPTMMARLYLLKAIQIVTRNALRLLNLDPVSRM
- the LOC107225303 gene encoding FHF complex subunit HOOK interacting protein 2A isoform X2, whose translation is MIRRLRKLMPVAPPATALDDFTYHWKQLMNFYVNHLTNCKLPIEATNIPHHLDRLLDILFSEENALDSENPGPCLEYLLQHRLLDLLATLASAEAPPGMRFVCLFFLRRLLTRLQHPLLPHVSVYTPVQRLIALCNGSLASPTENEEIQFLVALCFLICKHPNLTYIMNNVRLPPQKPNALASSGSNKLETQQITYAPTRTRNNSNPLFEPLDTQAVTLINPDLHKCESRRKLSSKSSQCSLRSENSERDLFSIVDRQQSTNSDTIVMEHKRKISNYSNASLSSDEVDSASPQSSAYFKKTDCGSFLSANEMTCKYLKNSSNGSANSLEEIDSKLQDLRELQIQFKSDSPFTAASSELDKAEANFKFFENISKTTRSEFDSASDISTRNKSLQSPADTSLQIESSKCLLLDALISYLNSADNMVRVKACEGVMVLASLQDSRFARSVANSQLPFALSNRLEKLFNLIPAHVDPTEIDEVNVTWGLDSPLWTSENKFPGCRPVAAFFMWLDYCDQLTREAHAIVGEILAENIRVMFFQKILTPALSDHHVVLITALITKCLKEITSPYLNAEINYWLVGFHRDPELPGILPSPVVHQLIKNCYTDSDDLTLETLRLFEEMIERRHEHILHCLILTYLTSRGYYDNSAADSAIASWSDEEDEREKSRGTLDLSSKQNYSRTLAPSNIHRIINCFLTLLPRSLQSDLDANNYEQYMTDWEKQYSSILAECALLSWPLEAVTIDDTASSDSRPEADHCTPRFYPGPFLTMLFEKVTKIPSQKYEINLQLTVLVSRLALLPHPYVHEYLLNPLLPLTPGTPSLFGCLQQVVKHLASEVPKVPDYKRLLKDTRQKLLDDSVQSHMKENILLDSVVITEEFCKELAAIAYVKYHRSM
- the LOC107225281 gene encoding DALR anticodon-binding domain-containing protein 3 isoform X1; the protein is MEGSSDFRIKELVNSICRLLLGVETKFNEDPSILKINNENLSEYGDVCFLTNLVTWKKVFRNSLKSTTSCRNILEHYLIKNEIKFEDCNAAEKAFQNIIKASRNWSLKIEKCQLGNERVSVFLNRTQTFTDVLARIVVRDHSYGQLESKSGSFFFHIIKDLDSDLTNLRLRLIKGVAENIVKANGYQVSESSNSDKYYATTKSKRDLTKYPKILLCGVAKNSVTGTKETALTEAEYLNRRLVELADTTEHKLPDLAEPKHEQNSVLLQIAEAVIVLQFLAVKPSRTITISSDLGLDESTINVKGSSFIFYNTARISAIFQKFDEQHLKGDYPSLPSIEEVDFSLLTEAEEWELMYIFLLGYPEMVKTCARLTGDLEICPHYICSFLSRLVSKFSAYYRRVRILTEGRDHLLPTMMARLYLLKAIQIVTRNALRLLNLDPVSRM
- the LOC107225303 gene encoding FHF complex subunit HOOK interacting protein 2A isoform X1, yielding MISSFQAALKNAVDVVAPPATALDDFTYHWKQLMNFYVNHLTNCKLPIEATNIPHHLDRLLDILFSEENALDSENPGPCLEYLLQHRLLDLLATLASAEAPPGMRFVCLFFLRRLLTRLQHPLLPHVSVYTPVQRLIALCNGSLASPTENEEIQFLVALCFLICKHPNLTYIMNNVRLPPQKPNALASSGSNKLETQQITYAPTRTRNNSNPLFEPLDTQAVTLINPDLHKCESRRKLSSKSSQCSLRSENSERDLFSIVDRQQSTNSDTIVMEHKRKISNYSNASLSSDEVDSASPQSSAYFKKTDCGSFLSANEMTCKYLKNSSNGSANSLEEIDSKLQDLRELQIQFKSDSPFTAASSELDKAEANFKFFENISKTTRSEFDSASDISTRNKSLQSPADTSLQIESSKCLLLDALISYLNSADNMVRVKACEGVMVLASLQDSRFARSVANSQLPFALSNRLEKLFNLIPAHVDPTEIDEVNVTWGLDSPLWTSENKFPGCRPVAAFFMWLDYCDQLTREAHAIVGEILAENIRVMFFQKILTPALSDHHVVLITALITKCLKEITSPYLNAEINYWLVGFHRDPELPGILPSPVVHQLIKNCYTDSDDLTLETLRLFEEMIERRHEHILHCLILTYLTSRGYYDNSAADSAIASWSDEEDEREKSRGTLDLSSKQNYSRTLAPSNIHRIINCFLTLLPRSLQSDLDANNYEQYMTDWEKQYSSILAECALLSWPLEAVTIDDTASSDSRPEADHCTPRFYPGPFLTMLFEKVTKIPSQKYEINLQLTVLVSRLALLPHPYVHEYLLNPLLPLTPGTPSLFGCLQQVVKHLASEVPKVPDYKRLLKDTRQKLLDDSVQSHMKENILLDSVVITEEFCKELAAIAYVKYHRSM